GGTCGTCAGATAGTAAAACCATCTTCTTTCATGCGTCCTCGGCCGAGATGCAGCCGATCTACCGTGTTTCGATTCCAGGTGGTCGGCTGGAACAAATTGCGAACCTGTCAAACTTCAGCGGGGGAGATACGGAAGACTATTTCTTCTGTGGCTTGACGCCGGAGAGCGTGCCAATCGTGCGATCACGAACTCGTACGGGCAATCTTTATACGCTTAATCTTGATGGCCCCTAATATCCATCAACACTCCCATTTTTTGTAACTCATAGGTCGAGTCGCGCTACTGCTGCATGCTATCGCTTCACGCGATTCATCGTCCCGGTTGGCAAGTTACATCGCCGGCAAGCTAGGACTTGGTTGCAGATGCTGCACGATCTCTTTTGTAATCGCCGAGGCGGTACTCTTGACCGTCTTCTCTGGCGCATTCTTTTCCATAACGAATTTAGCAGCGGCTACGTAAGGGTTCAGTGTAATAACCGCGCCAGGCTTCTTCTTGCTCGCTCCCTCTTCCGAGCTTTCATAGAGCGGCTTTTTGGGGCTCGCCAGATCCGAGAGTGTTACAACTAGCTCCATTGTCGTCTTGCCGGATCCAAAGCCGATGACCGCGCGGTGGATACGGCTCCCTTCATCCACCTGGGTAAACACACCGTGCACCCAGGCGCCAGCCGTTGGCTTCGGATCATCGTCTGTCAATCTTTGAGCTTTGTAACCGGCCTTTTGGAGATCGCTGACGATGCTCTTCGACATCGTGTCGACCAACTTCTTTGCCTGGGCCTCCGGATCTCGTTGCTCCTTCTTCGAAGGTCTTTCCAGAATTCCCGGCCTTACTTGATCTATCACCGACCCCTTATCTACCTGAACATTCTGCGCGTCCAGTTCGAAGTCGCTCACGTAGACCGTCATATCCTTCGTAAAGGTGAATGTCGGAAGCGTCTGCGGCGCTGCGGAGCTTTGCGCTGGAGGAGCTTGAGCGACAACGTTGAGAGACACGAGCAAAAGGGATAGTGCCGAAAGTCGTCGCATAAGTTTCATTTGTGCCTCAAAAAGAGCTAGCCAGATTGCTCCGACAGTACTTGAGCCCAGATGCGCAATTATGTTTCGGAAACGCGTCAATTCTAAGAGTGAATCTGATTTCTTGCAAATAAATTTATTGGCATTTTTACTTATCCTTCTCCAGACCTTTTGCAGACTAAAGAGGTAACGTCTTAGCTCAACCGCTTTCCTAGTGGCCCTTCAAAAAAAATCCTTGGAAATAAAAGTTATGGGGTTACAATCGGTTTCGCACAAAAACAGGCCAGATACTACTCACTTTCGAACGTTAAAGTAGGCCACTTTTGAGAGAACCAAAGGGTCTTACAATTACCGCCGTTGCGATTTGCCTTCTGGGTGGTGCAATCTCCTCCTTGGCGCTACCGGCATCTCCGGCCACCAGCAAGCCGATCGGCCCCCCAGCTTCTGCTCCTTCCTGGCCACGGGTCTTTGACCGGAACGGCGTGCACCTCGTCGTCTATCAGCCCCAGCTTAAGGCCTGGCAAAAATATCGCACGATGGTTGCGGATACTGCGATCTCCGTGACAGACAAAGGACAGAAGCCTATTCTGGGTGTTGTCTCCTGGCGCGCCGATACCATCGCCAACGTAAGTGCGCAAACTGTCTATGTGAACGATATTCAGGTACTCGATGCACGCTTTCCTTCGCTCAATGCAGCGCAGGAAGCGCAAATGCAGCAGCGTGCCCACCAACTCTATCCAACCATGACGTTCACGATTGGACTGCCGCGTATGATCGCCAGTCTTGCGAAGGTAAACGAGCCTGTGCGGACGGTTGCTGCCAGCACCCAGGCGCCATTAATTCTCGTCGCCACGGCGCCAGCGATCATGCTCCTGGTCGATGGAAAACCAATACTGGCTCCAATTCAAGGCACAACGTTGGAGTATGTCGTCAACACCAATTGGGATCTCTTCTTTGATAAATCCGACTACTACTTACTAAGTGGCAAGACTTGGCTGAAAGCAAAAGATCTGCATGGACCTTGGGCCGCAACCATGAAGCTGCCCCCGGACATAGCCAAGTTGCCCGCTCAGCAGAACTGGGACGAGGTTTTGAAAGCCGTGCCGCCGCGCTCCAATGGTTTGGCTGCTCCTCAGGTTTTGTTCACAGAAAAGCCGGCCGAGTTGCTTGCCTTCAGGGGTAAGCCGGTCTACTCAAAGATCCCCGGCACTAGTCTCAGCTATGCAACGAATACAGAGAATAAGGTCTTCGTTCATCAGCCCGACGGCCAGATCTACGTCTTGATCTCTGGACGATGGTTTCGAGCCGCCAGACTGGATGGTTCATGGAGCTATGCAGGCGATTCT
The nucleotide sequence above comes from Tunturibacter empetritectus. Encoded proteins:
- a CDS encoding DUF4410 domain-containing protein, translating into MKLMRRLSALSLLLVSLNVVAQAPPAQSSAAPQTLPTFTFTKDMTVYVSDFELDAQNVQVDKGSVIDQVRPGILERPSKKEQRDPEAQAKKLVDTMSKSIVSDLQKAGYKAQRLTDDDPKPTAGAWVHGVFTQVDEGSRIHRAVIGFGSGKTTMELVVTLSDLASPKKPLYESSEEGASKKKPGAVITLNPYVAAAKFVMEKNAPEKTVKSTASAITKEIVQHLQPSPSLPAM